A window from Montipora capricornis isolate CH-2021 chromosome 7, ASM3666992v2, whole genome shotgun sequence encodes these proteins:
- the LOC138056450 gene encoding probable glycoprotein hormone G-protein coupled receptor: protein MAHSHLLLIAVVTLLASLPSEARIRNCTGRCQCKEKVDHEGLNVNCTLRHFKELATYILRPADVKTLEILLSEDIETVPNGSFKNFTNLRELDLSHNSIAVIEEGAFSNLSYLQRLDLSSNQLAKWDGNWTNEVPQLVFLDISGNANLALPAGLLRRRKLKEIRGVTWNEQCSNCTLMRNYTLEHGDLNNEDVNITTARLVNGDYIVGKKVNCRVNRLVVSQHLVTYAEHGFFPLCLKEKNSACFRSEVQVTPVHRCWDLDNKILNVVFFISPIALVLNLTVLLVSLTTRVLRRNVTMLLTANMAASDILVSVYSVILVTTRKMTYVEYLVILEDLCNAIGFIWLTGQIVSIKTSLFLTIERHLAIVYCMEPSIRMTRRTAVILVVFIWCLGVAIAVLPLVNISVYTSNTYCIPIRPIRDIPHSYEMSIALSLWGMVLYLTTVPLYIKTFISIKKTSQRAGVNRDGLVAKKIAILVMSNMLFFFLPIVIAFLWLTTNLKETMSPQSREILTGVIPTLLFSFNAFINPLLYAFRAEKFQRAIKMRIETICLGKPRTTSWAHSYSNYAVSEKKRHCTLPPSSKQCGDALGSKVDDAVADSRI, encoded by the exons ATGGCACATTCTCATTTACTTTTAATCGCAGTGGTAACTTTACTAGCCTCGCTACCTTCAGAAGCTAGGATAAGGAATTGCACTGGCCGAtgtcaatgtaaggagaaagtTGACCACGAAGGACTTAACGTCAACTGCACATTGCGGCATTTCAAAGAGTTAGCCACATATATTCTACGCCCCGCGGACGTGAAAACCTT GGAGATATTGCTGTCTGAAGACATAGAAACTGTTCCAAATGGATCGTTCAAGAACTTTACTAACCTGAGAGAGCT AGATCTCTCTCACAACAGCATCGCAGTTATAGAAGAAGGTGCCTTTTCAAATCTCAGTTATCTACAGCGCTT AGACCTATCCTCTAATCAACTTGCCAAATGGGATGGAAATTGGACGAATGAAGTGCCACAGTTGGTATTTCTGGATATTTCTGGCAACGCCAACCTCGCACTTCCAGCAGGCCTACTGAGACGTCGTAAACTCAAAGAAATTCGAGGAGTGACCTGGAACGAGCAATGCTCGAACTGTACGTTGATGAGGAACTACACTTTGGAACATGGTGATTTAAACAACGAGGATGTTAACATCACCACAGCACGGCTTGTAAACGGAGATTACATTGTTGGGAAAAAGGTAAACTGCCGCGTGAATAGACTCGTTGTAAGCCAACATCTTGTGACGTATGCCGAACATGGATTTTTCCCTTTATGTTTAAAGGAGAAAAACTCTGCGTGTTTCAGAAGCGAGGTACAAGTCACCCCAGTTCACCGTTGTTGGGATCTGGataacaaaattttaaatgtgGTTTTCTTTATATCGCCCATTGCTTTGGTGTTGAATCTCACCGTCCTGTTAGTTTCGCTTACAACAAGAGTTCTTCGTCGGAATGTCACCATGCTGTTGACGGCCAACATGGCGGCTAGTGACATCCTGGTTAGCGTGTACTCCGTAATCTTGGTCACTACTCGAAAAATGACGTATGTGGAATATTTAGTGATCTTGGAGGACCTCTGCAATGCTATCGGGTTCATATGGCTTACGGGGCAAATTGTGAGCATAAAAACGTCACTTTTTCTTACGATTGAACGTCATTTGGCCATCGTTTATTGTATGGAGCCATCCATTCGAATGACCCGTCGAACAGCGGTCATCTTGGTTGTATTTATATGGTGTTTGGGCGTGGCCATTGCTGTCTTACCCCTGGTGAATATTTCCGTGTATACAAGCAACACATATTGCATTCCCATTCGCCCGATCAGGGACATACCGCATTCGTACGAAATGAGTATAGCGTTATCGTTATGGGGCATGGTACTATACCTCACAACTGTGCCCTTGTATATTAAGACCTTCATTTCGATAAAGAAAACAAGCCAGAGAGCTGGAGTCAATAGAGACGGACTTGTAGCAAAGAAAATTGCCATCTTGGTCATGAGCaacatgttatttttctttctaccGATTGTGATCGCTTTTCTGTGGCTAACAACGAACTTGAAGGAGACAATGTCGCCGCAGAGCAGAGAAATTCTGACTGGTGTAATACCAACATTGTTATTCAGCTTCAATGCCTTTATTAACCCTCTGCTTTACGCTTTCCGAGCGGAGAAGTTTCAACGTGCGATCAAGATGAGAATAGAGACAATTTGCCTGGGGAAACCTAGAACGACCTCTTGGGCGCATTCGTACTCTAATTACGCTGTTTCAGAGAAAAAGCGCCATTGTACGTTGCCGCCATCTTCAAAACAGTGCGGTGATGCTCTAGGCTCGAAAGTGGACGACGCAGTTGCTGATTCGAGGATATGA